One window of Micropterus dolomieu isolate WLL.071019.BEF.003 ecotype Adirondacks linkage group LG13, ASM2129224v1, whole genome shotgun sequence genomic DNA carries:
- the skor2 gene encoding SKI family transcriptional corepressor 2: protein MDKSHLSTSNDIIMTSSTGSYQQEPLTPPRPTHLHSSSSSLSSPSPSSSSSPLKPNQVGQVILYGVPIVSLVIDNIERLCLAQISNTLLKNYSYNEIHNRRVALGITCVQCTPVQLEILRRAGAMPISSRRCGMITKREAERLCKSFLGENAPPKLPDNFAFDVSHECAWGCRGNFIPARYNSSRAKCIKCSFCNMYFSPNKFIFHSHRTPDAKYTQPDAANFNSWRRHLKLSDKHPPDELIYAWEDVKAMFNGGSRKRALPSSAQCPSMGPMKNLPGSVVPHMMGPDLGGQKRARYEDEDDLDGGSLSPRKTPRSYPVIPVPSKGFGMLQKFPPTSLFPSPYPFPAFGLCQQKKDDSDVSGGQKGAGLSGLLWPGRKDTFYPPFCMFWPPRAAGGIPVPTYLQPQPSALSSLADNPSLRQAFLDLSDPSEPGAVAGNGNSVSVTMAPGSGTTTTRTGLFEPECTTVTPDLRPVTSEGWLKLLDTSTLQNRKPSYGSAFRPVIKDAESLAKLHSNGGGVTGATDEEFGVAGSDRHQRLSPSSSCSYGSESGGDGEAEGAESEEEGEVDVESSKQEDEEEDGSFTNRPLQTQTNLYLPALSDTSGEERGKERGSGTGYPRTSSPSSSDPIQQESPSLPASPHASLPLSISTTPHRDPAYKNVHKNRDEGLPAYATKDNASISDENKEQNSFFVPESETSAPDYWRESSGDQSQGAASPVPLKKDVENMEKEELQKVLLEQIDFRRRLEQEFHALKGTSPFPVFHNFQDQMKRELAYREEMVQQLQMIPYANIIRKEKISSHLNK from the exons ATGGACAAGAGCCATCTATCGACATCTAATGACATCATAATGACGAGCTCAACAGGCTCCTATCAGCAGGAACCGCTAACTCCACCCAGACCCACCCATCTCCactcctcatcctcatcctTATCCTCTCCTTCtccgtcctcttcctcctcacccCTCAAGCCCAACCAGGTCGGCCAGGTCATCCTGTACGGCGTTCCAATTGTATCGCTGGTCATTGATAATATCGAGAGACTTTGCCTAGCGCAGATTTCCAACACACTCCTCAAAAACTACAGTTATAATGAGATCCATAATCGTCGTGTGGCGCTGGGCATCACCTGTGTCCAGTGCACTCCAGTTCAGTTGGAGATTCTTCGTCGGGCTGGTGCCATGCCCATCTCATCCCGCCGCTGTGGCATGATCACTAAGCGTGAAGCTGAGCGCCTCTGCAAGTCCTTCCTGGGAGAGAACGCACCTCCGAAACTGCCCGACAACTTTGCCTTCGATGTGTCACACGAGTGCGCCTGGGGCTGCCGTGGTAACTTCATCCCAGCACGCTACAACAGCTCCAGGGCCAAATGCATCAAGTGCTCCTTTTGCAACATGTACTTCTCCCCAAATAAGTTCATTTTCCATTCCCACCGAACACCTGACGCCAAGTACACCCAGCCCGATGCTGCCAACTTTAACTCCTGGCGACGACACCTCAAACTCAGTGACAAACACCCACCTGATGAGTTAATTTATGCATGGGAAGACGTCAAAGCTATGTTCAACGGAGGGAGCCGGAAGCGAGCGCTGCCCTCTTCAGCCCAGTGTCCCTCCATGGGTCCTATGAAGAATCTCCCAGGTTCGGTGGTGCCTCACATGATGGGACCTGACCTGGGTGGTCAGAAAAGAGCTCGCTATGAAGACGAGGATGATCTTGATGGAGGCAGCCTGTCACCCCGCAAAACACCACGTAGCTACCCTGTCATCCCTGTCCCAAGCAAAGGCTTCGGCATGCTGCAGAAGTTTCCTCCCACGTCGCTCTTCCCCTCACCTTACCCCTTCCCTGCATTCGGGCTCTGCCAGCAGAAAAAAGACGATAGTGATGTTTCCGGTGGGCAGAAAGGAGCAGGGCTGTCAGGTCTTTTATGGCCTGGCCGCAAAGACACTTTTTATCCTCCTTTCTGCATGTTTTGGCCACCAAGAGCAGCAGGAGGAATTCCTGTGCCCACCTACCTCCAGCCTCAGCCCAGCGCCCTCTCCTCCCTGGCAGACAACCCTTCTCTCAGGCAGGCCTTTCTGGATCTCTCAGACCCCAGCGAACCTGGAGCTGTAGCTGGCAATGGTAATAGTGTCAGCGTAACCATGGCCCCCGGCAGTGGGACGACCACAACCAGAACCGGGCTGTTTGAACCAGAGTGCACAACAGTAACCCCAGACCTTCGCCCTGTGACGTCAGAGGGCTGGCTCAAACTCCTGGACACCTCAACCCTCCAAAACAGGAAGCCGAGCTATGGCTCAGCCTTCCGCCCTGTCATTAAGGATGCCGAGAGCCTCGCCAAGCTCCACAGCAATGGTGGAGGAGTCACTGGGGCAACAGACGAGGAGTTTGGGGTTGCCGGGTCAGATCGCCACCAGCGGCTATCGCCCAGCAGCAGCTGTAGTTATGGAAGTGAAAGTGGAGGCGACGGAGAGGCGGAGGGAGCGGAgagtgaggaggagggggaggtggaTGTGGAGTCATCGAAGCAGGAAGACGAAGAAGAGGATGGGAGCTTCACTAACAGGCCGCTACAGACTCAGACCAACCTGTACCTCCCTGCACTGAGCGACACATCTGGAGAGGAGCGGGGTaaggagagagggagtggaACAGGATATCCCAgaacctcctctccctcctcctcggACCCCATCCAGCAGGAGTCCCCCAGCCTGCCTGCCTCCCCTCACGCCAGCCTGCCTCTCTCTATATCCACCACGCCTCACCGAGACCCAGCTTACAAAAAC GTTCACAAAAATAGAGACGAAGGACTACCTGCATACGCAACCAAAGACAACGCCAGCATTTCTG ATGAAAACAAAGAGCAGAATAGTTTCTTTGTACCAGAGAGTGAGACGTCAGCGCCCGACTACTGGAGGGAAAGCTCAG GTGATCAAAGCCAAGGTGCTGCCTCTCCTGTGCCCCTAAAGAAGGATGTTGAGAACATGGAAAAAG AGGAGCTCCAGAAGGTTCTGCTAGAGCAGATCGACTTCAGGaggagactggagcaggagttTCATGCTCTGAAGGGCACCTCGCCATTTCCTGTCTTCC ATAATTTCCAAGACCAGATGAAACGAGAGCTCGCCTACAGAGAAGAGATGGTCCAACAGTTACAGATG attcCCTACGCAAACAtcatcagaaaagaaaaaatcagCTCCCATCTCAACAAGTAG
- the ier3ip1 gene encoding immediate early response 3-interacting protein 1: MAFTLYSLIQTAILCTNAIAVLHEERFLSKIGWGVDQGVGGFGDDPGVKAQVLNLIRSVRTVMRVPLIIVNTACIVLLLLFG; encoded by the exons ATGGCGTTTACACTGTACTCTCTCATTCAGACCGCTATTCTGTGCACTAATGCCATCGCTGTGTTGCACGAGGAGAGGTTTCTCAGCAAAA tcGGCTGGGGTGTTGACCAAGGAGTTGGAGGTTTTGGGGATGATCCAGGAGTCAAAGCCCAGGTTCTCAATCTCATCCGCTCAGTACGGACTGTCATGAGAG TGCCTTTAATAATAGTGAATACGGCCTGCATCGTCCTGTTGTTACTGTTTGGTTGA